CGCCTGCTTCCCAGCTGTTTTTGAGAGGGGCACGGTTACAAGCTCCTAATTTGCATGTCATTTagtttcttctttatttttgttatggCATAGGTGGATAGTATGTCTGCATGTTTATTAGTGTTTGTTGGTGCTTGGTTATTTTTCTCTTCTGccacatgaatattttatacaCCAACCAAAACATTATTCCTGACTAACTGAGATAAAATCATGTTTGTTAATGCCACTTAGCCAAAGCTGCATTAAGAAATGCTGACTGGTCAACTATAACATACACCTGGATTCATTTGTGCATTAGGTataaatgtcagcttttttgCTTGTCTATTTAAATGTGCCTAACTTTGCATAACtctgttatttttgaaatggtctcaaatattttctttatttttgtatttgtttatacaGGTGTGGCATTTATGCTTGTCACTACTCAAGAATTCCATGAGAGCCCTAATGAAGCAGGTCTATTTGAAAAAATTGAGAAGTTCACACAGATTCACCGAAATTGTTTCCTTATGCTATTAGCCTCACTCcatggagagaaagaacagcGGATACTGTCCACAGTTCAGCACAGGTGCAGGATAATCAACACAAAGTCTCATCACTGATTTAACACTGGAACTGATATTTAAGCAGAAACTGTTATTTAAGATTGATATTTAAGCATATCATATTACCATGTGTGAGCATACCTTTGAACATACTGTATCATATCCACAGTTAAGCAAATTAAAATATCTTAATCTTAAAAAgcttaaattaatttttaaaatcttaatttactgttctttttcatcagttttttaatgtgtgtgtgtgtgtgtgtgtgtgtgtgtgtgtgtgtgtgtgtgtgtgtgtgtgtgtgtgtgtgtatacagattCTTTGGCAGCAATCTCCGCATCTTACCAGTGCATAATGTTGCTGAGATGGTGAAAGGCATGCTTTCCATTGCTAAGGTACGAATGATGTTGTGGATTACAATTAACAGAAAGTTTACTAAAAAGGACAGTATTTAATCAGTGGGGAAAACCtgaattttaaattgcatttcattcatttcaaaaactgTATTTAATACTTGGAACCAACCCTTCTGTGTACTGTGAGTGTTGTGTATAAGCCCTTCCTTGTTGTATAAAATCTCTGTTATCTACTGTCATGACGATACTTTCTCATGAATTTAAGGCAGAGTGATTTTGATGTGTTATGATATGTGGTATGCATAAGTCGTAGTTGTGGAGTACCTAAGTGATCACTGTCTTCATTGCCAGGCTACCAGTAATCCTCATGTGGTGAAGGTGCGGGATCGGATGTCCCTGGCAAAAGCCCACTTCATTGAGCATAGCCCAGTCTGGGAGATGCTGCGGGACATGCAGCTAAAATGGGAGTACTGAATCCTGACCACTCCACTGGCACTCCCCTCAGAGCAGCATCCGAATTTTGACACAGACCCAGAATTGATCCAGAACCAACATAGTTTTATTAATcgttttaaagcattttattcatGGTTACAGATTGAAATAtgcattctttttaaaaagaaagaggggagtGACCATGTCTGCCTAAAGTTGCACCTTGCCAAATGTTGCCTGTTATAGCCAGAACAGTGTTGAAAAATACAGTTCATCTGATATCTAAAAATCTTTGCATTTGACATgcaaaggaaagaggaaattGGGAAGAATGTATGTCTAGAagtagtattttttaaaaaactcaaATGTTAGATGTTCTGTAAAATTGATTAATTGTTACTTCTTGAGAATGTCCAGTCACGGAAAGTCTTTTGCTCTGAGGATGTTAAGGGAACCACTTCAAGAATAAACATTAACTGTTTTCTCAAGAATCTTTTAATAACTATAAATGATCATATTCACCATCCACAGTCATTCAGACAAAATCATGCAGGGAGAATGGGGGgctttgaatgaaaaaaatgtaatgagggAGTATGGTAAGCAGAACACTTTTATACAATGCATGCAGCGTTCTTACATGGACTTAGGAGTTTTGGAGAAGGCTACCTGAAAATGGTTATGGTACAGTAGTACGGTGAGAGCAGGGATTCAGTTGACAGTTTGAGTGACTTCTCATTCCCTATCATATAGCAGAGTGTGTTTTGGCCTCTTAAAATGGCAGACTGATGCCATTAGGAATGCATAGCTAACAGTaacattttcttaatttattttctctccaACATGAATCTGAATCCTCTTGAGCTACATGAAAAATCTGACTTATCTTGTAGCCCCTGGTGGGTTATCTAGGATTAGACACATTTTCATCCCCTTCTCTTTTGCATGTGCGTTTTGCCTCATAAGCAGGCTTTGGATATGCTGAGACTCACTCACAGTGGCTTCATCGTCAGTCTCGTAGGGCTTAGTGCATATCCCTATGTGGAAAGACCAAGTGTGGACTGCAGTAATCTATCACAGTCTATTAAGCAATTCACATCTGTTAGATGGTAGTAAAATTATCatggtttttatttatgtagtgCTTTTCTTAAAATCAAAGCACTACCAAGTAAATAAAAGTGTAAGGTATAAGTCATAAATAAAGCAAGAACAAAGTTAAACAGGAAGTTAAGTTAAACAGGAAACTATAGCAATTATAAACAATGGGTAAAGTGAAGTAATGAAACCAATAAAATTACTCATTGGTATAAAACATGACTGAAATCATTAGGCAGCAGCTGAGAAGGGGCAGTAAAGTAATGGAAGCCAAGTTACAAAAGTAgctttttatcttatttttgaaattgGCCACCATTTTTATTGCTCATACTTGGCTTGTAAGGGAGATCCACAGATGAGGTGCAGCACAAGTAAGGATCATATTCCATTTGCATAACAGTGACCTGTTTCAGATAGATTACACTAATCACTAATAATGATCCCAGTCAAAAAAAGTGACAGTCTTTGGTATCACTGGGTGAGTGGTTTCAGGGTGACATCTGAGCATCGGTACTGAATTGCTCTGTGAGCTGCGGGTACCGTCTGCTGGGCTTGGCTTTGGGTAGACCTGCAGCTGTCTTCTGCAGGTCTACCcaaaggagggggggtggggggggtgaaggtAGAGGGAGCAGACTCATCTCTGCAGCAGGTCTTTCTCTGGATCCCTTAAGATAGGCATCCTGTTCCTAGGTTGGAGTAAAATGTGCTAAGTCACTGCTAAAGGACACAATCCTGACCTTGTCtaacattgtgtaaaaatgcaccAATCATTTTTCCCATATTTATGAGGCATCACATGATTGTAGTCTGGTTAGTGATGCTTGTGGTAAGTGGCAGGCTTGGCCCCCCCATCACAGACTGTGCCCGCTGTAGCATTTTGCATACTCTGCTCTCTGACTTTGAGATGCTGATAAGTGACACATTTCTCTATGCTCGATCCTGATTGACAGCTCAGTGCGCAtagctgtgtgggtgtgaggaATCATTTAATGGAGCATACTTGTGGGCTAATGGCAATGGTGTGCATCtttgttgtgtgaatgtgttttatatattgtgTTCCTCTACATTTTCGTTGTTATTCAGGTCTGTGTGTTTCCTAGTCCCCTTAGCAAATTGGACTCGCCTGcgctgtcaaaaacaaaaacaatgtaaaattttagtttcagtttttaaCATAAAGGTGAGAACATGACAGGAGAGACATGTAAatgcctgtgtatatgtgcatgttcATCACTGCTTCTATTAATGATCATTCCAAAAAAGCTTTCATTCTTGTTGGCAGTGATGAGGTGTCTTTAagatgaaatacattttcagtatcGTCTGTGTAATATGTCTTCAAGCctatacaaatgaaaaagttgATGTACATAAGCCAATACACCTACTTAACAGTTAGTTGATGCGCTCTGTATTACACTGAATGGCAAATGCAGGGCTTAAATGAAAAAGATATGGTTAACGTTGCAACATGACATAATATGGCGTAGGTGTTTGTATCATATACCTATTAcactaaatatttcattacttATCCTCTATACATATCTTCTTtagatttgttttcataaaaaaaaaaaaacatgactgtacacacaaatataactTGAATATAATAACTTTTGCTAGAGGGTGAATAGTGTTCAGACAGCTGGTGTGGTTAGGGGCACCGCGGTCCAAAATAACCCTACACCACTCTGGAGAGCAGACCACTTTCCACCTTATGTTTTCGAAATAAAACAGGGTGAAGCTGTGAGTGCATGCTGTTAGGTGTAAATCAACTCCATTGACTCCAGACCGCTGTCCACTCTGTAGtcctcagcacacagccctaGGTGGCTGTGTTCTCTCCGTCTCCTGCTGAGTGCCCGACGTGGAACAATGCAGTACCCACACCAGCCACACAGGTGCTCCTCCTCCTACTGTGTGATGCAGGGTGCACGCAGCACAATGAAGACTGACACAAGGAGGCTTCCTTTTACCCAGTATCAACGCTGAGCGAAGGAAGGATTCTGTAAATAAGATTATTGTCCTGCTCCACTGTCCTATAATGTGTCACCCCACTAATCTTGGGTCAGTATCCACTTTTCCCACAAAATTAGGTAAAAAattaatggtgaaaaaaaaaaatggtactGGGTCAGCTGACCAGGCAGAAAAATAGCAGGAAGAATCCCCATCAGCAGTAGCTCAGTGGGGTGCAGTAGCCTTAATCCACAGAAGGGGGAGCTATAAACTATCTTTTGTAGGTCTGGTGGGTTTTCTAAATTCCaagcacagcagaaaaataCACTATCTTGTAAAATCAGAGGGACTTTATTTCTTGTAttaaaatctgcaaaaatgACTTGGATTGCCGTAACTTATCTGCTTGTTAATTACAAATAACCTGCAAAATTATCTGTAAAAGTGATGCTTTTAACAATGTACTTTGCCTATATAAACTGCTATCAAAGCCTGAACACAGGGAGTATATTAAAGCACTGTGTactgtaacactgctgctgttgagtTGAGGCTGTGTGGGATCAGATTACATGAACCAGGTCGATGTCACATTAACTTGCACAGCGTAATGACATCATCCATGGGGTTACCTGTCTGCAGGGGCTGGAGGAGAGGTAGGGAAActcaaaatgtaaatacagaaagTAAATCTGTTTGGCATCTTCCAACAGATACCAACATTTGGTGCAAAATTGATCCTGATTTTCTGATTCTTTATAAATTTAAGAATTATAAGTGTGTCACATGAGTTCAGCAGGCTTCAGCCCATATACCCAAACCTACAATGCATTGCGGGTAACAGCACTCCATCTAAGTCACTCATTAAATCTCAGCTGGACACTGGAAACTCCCATCTATGCAGAACACAGAGTTATCTAAAGAACTGTTAGGGCCATGCATATTTGTGTCCGAGGGAGCATTCACTGTGTTACTGTTCCTTGAAAGTACGATGTCATGGGGCACCTtcacattttcatcacattatTTTGATTGCAATTGCTCATACACATGGTGActtacacagctaacattttatcttttcattgCATATGTATTGCTGGACATTTAGATGAAGCTATTTACAACAAGTAGCTTGCTTAAGGCTACAGCAGTATTATACCTGCTTCCCCAGCCATCTCTCATCCTCCCTTGTCAGCAGGTCAAAATTTGTAAAATACTATTATGTGTATTTCTGATGTTTACATATGATTGTCTCCAAGTTAATTTCATAAAGTAGTGTGTATAGGAAAAAGCACCTCAAAATGATCTCAGCAATGCAGGTCAGAGTTGGTGAAACAAGTGGACTTGTTAGCTTTAAAGGAAGGATCTCTTATTTTTGAAGCTATTATATTAAAGTGTTGATTAATCCATTTCTTTTGGTACAGCGAACTTATATCTGCAACAGGAACTATAGTCCTGTGTCTGTCTATCAGCTCTGCTCTGGTGGCTTCACTGCCTCACTATGAGCCTCCTGCAGAGTCAGTTACCAGTAGACCTACTTGCCCCTGTGGTTTATACAGCTCATAAACTGTATAATCAAAAGAAGCCTTTTATGAACAGAGTTAGGTTTCATCCAGGCGTTTTATCACAAATCCATTAAAAGGTGCCCCTGTCTGCTGATGTCTCCATAAAGTTCATGTAACATAATATAAAGGCAATCATTGGCTCCCTGCCCCACTCCACAGAGGAGCAGCCTTAGCCCTGATTTTCTAGGTGAATGGGGGAAAGGAGTGTGTTTGAATGGTAGGATTTATCTGGCAGCTGCTCGTGAGGTTTGCATTTGTATTGCAGCGTGACGACAAGCCTGGACAATGCTATAAAGCAAATACATCACTGACAGCGATCGTTCCATGTTAGCCTTTGCTCCGTTCCCTCTTAATTAGAGACTGGTGATTTGGTGTGTTAACAGTTGTCTGCACTGTTGAAAAACAAGGGATTAGAGTGTAGATGAATGGGTAGGGTAGGGAGTGAATGGGATACCACAATTATTATGATACTGCTGTTAAATTGAGGTGTTTTTGAATTTCCTTTGTGATCCTTCACTACATGGGAAATGCGGTGTATATGGTTGAGATACATATAGCTCAATAAATGAGTACCATTTTGAAAAGGTGTCACAAATTAAGTCACTGCTAAGAATAATgtgatagaaaaaaatgtttaacatattATGTATACATTTGAACACTAACTCAAGGATTGACATGATAGAAGAGGAAGTAATTGGATGCAAGTGTCTGGAGTAAGATATTGAGGTACAACAGTGTTTTGCTACTGTTATGTTAACAGAAAGATAGGTTCTGTGGTTGTCTGTGGCAGTTTATTGGTGGGCTTAGCCTTTTTCTCTCCATGCATGTGGCGTGGCAACTCGGATGAGGCCACATTAGTGAGTTAAAGATCACTACCCTCACCCTCAAGGAACCTCTGCCCCCTGAGTACCTTCCTGGGCACCAAGACAGTGATCTTGAGTGGGACTCAGACGACTGACGCAGTCATTTCAACCAGAGTATTCAGATCCTGTGTTTTACCACGCATGTGTAGTTCACTCATAGACCACAGTACATGAGCACTCAATCACTGCTACTATGACTGATCTTAGTGGGCTCTGTGTTAGTAAAGCAAACTCAGGCATCCAAATTGTATTCTATTTGTATAAATTATTACTGTGTCCCAAGCATTGTGTCATGCGTGGGACAcagtaataattaatattatattatgctGATATTTATGTAGCGAATTCTAGTCATGCATAGAAAGAATACGAATCAGGGTAATTCATTGTaacaacaattttaaaaatccgCGAAACGCTGGTATGTAGTGAATAATGTGAGTGTATTAATAAAAACTACAACTGA
The nucleotide sequence above comes from Megalops cyprinoides isolate fMegCyp1 chromosome 2, fMegCyp1.pri, whole genome shotgun sequence. Encoded proteins:
- the LOC118795094 gene encoding uncharacterized protein C1orf146-like — encoded protein: MATNESESIVAPFKATIIISTTLQDHEASRSLSAQQHRIRHSDSVESGTFIFPQSGVAFMLVTTQEFHESPNEAGLFEKIEKFTQIHRNCFLMLLASLHGEKEQRILSTVQHRFFGSNLRILPVHNVAEMVKGMLSIAKATSNPHVVKVRDRMSLAKAHFIEHSPVWEMLRDMQLKWEY